In a single window of the Hippoglossus hippoglossus isolate fHipHip1 chromosome 7, fHipHip1.pri, whole genome shotgun sequence genome:
- the l1cama gene encoding neural cell adhesion molecule L1.2 isoform X6 yields MPHTQRQPVGSRGQCSSRLLPLLLLLSLAAHSQAAIHIPSNYHISDLKRPPAITTQPESVTVFSVEDLVMSCEASGNPTPIFQWTKDGQEFVPGGDPELKVSENTGSFAFYTLSNTMDSVKQYQGKYICYASNELGTAVSNEAVLITDVPPTLQKEKKVTEKSEQGSSIVLKCNPPQSSMEPIIHWMDWSLHHIQLSQRVVVGKDGSLYFAHLTAEDSRSDYTCNVQYLATRTLLPKEAITLIVTASNSVVRNKRPQMMRPTGSHSTYHALRGQTVELECIVQGLPTPDVIWLRKDGEMSESRTTQEMFDRRLRFSNISESDAGEYQCKATNSQGKITHTYTVIVEAAPHWVKEPVSQLYGPGETVRLDCQADGIPSPAITWTINGIPLTDIDEDSRRIVEPTSLTLNEVNFEDTAIYQCQGSNKHGTILTNTNVYVIELPPQILTEDGSTYTFTEGNKALLECDTFGSPQPKVTWESGSSSVLADPRVNLLTNGGLQIANVTHADEGFYTCSVENTNISINAVLEVLNRTVILSPPQALKVQPGNQAIFTCLALVDPKLGSPLIQWRKNNQKLYESQSDQKYTIVGPDLMIANVEADDEAVYTCQVITKLDMAEASGTLTLCDRPDPPVLLQITDPKSRTVTISWTPGDDHNSPVLEYVIEFEDQDSKERSWEELKRVNGNTERVSLPLWPDMSYRFRVIAINDLGKSDPSKPTEMHKTPAEAPDNNPEDVRSESTDPDTLVITWEEMDKRNFNGPDFKYRVLWRRVLGSGPNWHVNHTAAPPFIVNDVGNFSAFEIKVQAVNEKGEGPEPDPVIGYSGEDVPLEAPMDVGVILINSTTIKVTWLAVDRETVRGHLLGYKIYLTRTGSRGHHRGRRAKESESTMVVETGANEEKKVISDLRPFSHYSLAVMVFNSKGEGPASETLSFKTHEGVPGPPMSLSLDSPSETEMTLQWTPPEQPNGVLIGYLLQYQRIVESDDSPMQVETIDDPTVTQLTLRSLDRHSHYRFYLRGRTATGDGEPIMKDGATTLDGAPPSNISLSPGENSINLSWVAKKRHRNVDFQIHYLRKNDGSTWKKTEKVNSSQSSYQLQGLTPGSDYHLRFTHSNITFWETNIKTDGTAITEVQQSFATQGWFIGVVSAIVLLLLILLILCFIKRSKGGKYSVKDKEEGPMDSEARPMKDETFGEYSDLEEKHTASQPSLCEESKLCSEDNLDFNGSSARTMELNMDESLVSQLSRPSEGPDALHGLPDNSPLNPTAVSPAPNGTPNSVTILD; encoded by the exons ATGCCTCACACGCAGCGACAGCCGGTTGGCAGTAGGGGGCAGtgctcctcccgcctcctccccctcctcctcctcctatcccTCGCTGCCCACAGCCAAGCAGCCATACACATACCCTCCAACT ACCACATAAGTGATC TGAAGAGGCCTCCAGCGATCACCACGCAGCCGGAGTCTGTCACCGTCTTCAGCGTTGAGGACCTCGTCATGAGCTGCGAAGCCTCCGGAAACCCTACGCCCAT tTTCCAATGGACAAAGGATGGACAGGAGTTTGTCCCTGGCGGCGACCCAGAGCTGAAGGTTTCCGAGAACACTGGCTCATTCGCATTCTACACACTCAGTAACACAATGGACTCCGTGAAGCAGTACCAAGGCAAATACATCTGCTACGCGTCCAACGAGCTGGGGACTGCCGTGTCTAATGAGGCCGTACTcatcactgacg TGCCTCCGACcctgcagaaagagaaaaaggttACCGAGAAGTCTGAGCAGGGAAGCAGTATTGTTCTGAAGTGTAACCCCCCACAGAGCTCTATGGAGCCGATCATTCACTGGATGGACTGGA GCCTCCATCATATCCAGCTTAGTCAGCGAGTGGTGGTGGGGAAAGACGGCAGCCTGTACTTTGCCCATTTGACGGCAGAGGACAGCAGGAGCGACTACACCTGCAACGTCCAGTACCTGGCGACTCGCACCCTTCTGCCAAAGGAGGCCATCACACTGATTGTCACCGCCT cCAACTCGGTAGTGCGGAACAAGAGGCCTCAGATGATGAGACCTACTGGAAGCCACAGCACTTACCACGCCCTCAGGGGCCAGACCGTGGAGCTTGAGTGCATCGTCCAAGGCCT TCCGACTCCTGACGTGATATGGCTGAGGAAGGACGGGGAGATGTCCGAGTCTCGAACCACGCAGGAGATGTTCGACCGCCGCCTGCGCTTCAGCAACATCTCAGAGAGCGACGCGGGCGAGTACCAGTGTAAAGCGACCAACTCCCAGGGAAAGATCACGCACACTTACACTGTGATTGTGGAAG CTGCTCCCCACTGGGTGAAGGAGCCTGTCAGTCAGTTATATGGCCCAGGTGAGACTGTCAGACTGGACTGTCAGGCAGACGGCATCCCCTCTCCTGCCATCACCTGGACCATCAATGGGATCCCCCTCACAG ATATCGATGAGGACTCCAGACGTATTGTGGAACCAACCTCTCTTACCCTAAATGAAGTCAACTTCGAAGACACCGCCATATACCAGTGTCAGGGCTCCAACAAGCACGGAACCATCCTCACCAACACCAACGTTTATGTGATTG agCTGCCACCACAGATCCTTACTGAGGATGGGAGcacatacacatttacagaGGGCAACAAAGCTTTGCTGGAGTGTGACACCTTTGGTTCTCCTCAACCTAAAGTTACATG ggagagCGGCAGCAGCTCCGTTCTGGCAGATCCCAGAGTTAACCTACTGACGAATGGGGGCCTCCAGATCGCTAATGTCACCCATGCCGACGAAGGCTTCTACACCTGCTCTGTAGAGAACACCAACATATCAATCAATGCAGTGCTGGAAGTGCTCA ACAGGACCGTGATCTTGTCGCCACCACAGGCTCTGAAGGTGCAGCCTGGAAACCAAGCCATCTTCACCTGTCTGGCCCTAGTTGACCCCAAACTCGGTTCCCCGCTCATTCAGTGGAGAAAGAACAATCAGAAGCTGTACGAGTCGCAAAGTGACCAAAA ATACACAATAGTGGGTCCAGACCTGATGATAGCTAATGTGGAAGCAGATGATGAGGCTGTGTACACCTGTCAGGTCATCACTAAGCTGGACATGGCTGAGGCCAGTGGCACCCTCACTTTATGTG ATCGTCCAGACCCTCCTGTCCTCCTTCAGATCACTGATCCTAAGAGTCGCACAGTCACCATCAGCTGGACTCCTGGAGACGACCATAACAGCCCTGTGCTAG AGTACGTGATTGAGTTTGAGGACCAAGATTCgaaggagaggagctgggaagAGCTGAAGAGAGTAAACGGGAACACAGAGCGTGTCAGCCTCCCTCTGTGGCCCGACATGTCCTACCGTTTCCGGGTCATTGCCATCAATGATTTGGGTAAGAGCGACCCCAGCAAGCCGACTGAAATGCACAAGACACCCGCTGAAG CTCCAGACAATAACCCTGAAGATGTTAGAAGTGAGTCCACAGACCCAGACACTCTGGTCATCACCTGGGAG GAAATGGACAAACGCAACTTCAATGGACCTGACTTTAAGTACAGGGTGCTGTGGAGGCGAGTGCTGGGCAGCGGGCCCAACTGGCACGTCAATCACACAGCGGCGCCGCCATTCATCGTCAATGACGTTGGCAACTTCTCCGCCTTTGAGATAAAAGTACAGGCTGTGAATGAGAAGGGAGAGGGACCTGAACCAGACCCGGTCATTGGCTACTCAGGAGAAGatg TTCCCTTGGAGGCTCCAATGGATGTGGGCGTTATACTAATAAACAGCACTACCATCAAAGTGACCTGGCTAGCagtagacagagagacagtcagaGGGCACTTGCTGGGATACAAG ATCTACTTGACCAGGACTGGCTCTAGGGGCCACCACCGTGGCAGAAGGGCCAAGGAGTCAGAAAGCACAATGGTGGTGGAGACTGGGGCCAACGAAGAAAAGAAGGTGATCAGTGATCTCAGGCCGTTCTCCCACTATTCGCTGGCTGTCATGGTATTCAACAGCAAGGGAGAGGGACCTGCCTCTGAGACGCTGTCCTTCAAGACCCATGAGGGAG TTCCCGGTCCTCCCATGTCCCTGAGTTTGGACAGCccatcagagacagagatgacCCTCCAGTGGACGCCTCCTGAACAACCCAACGGAGTCCTCATTGGATATCTCCTGCAATACCAACGTA TTGTGGAGAGTGATGACAGCCCCATGCAAGTAGAGACAATAGACGATCCCACTGTCACCCAACTCACACTGAGGAGCCTGGACCGGCACAGCCACTATCGCTTCTACCTGCGTGGGCGCACTGCCACTGGAGACGGAGAGCCCATAATGAAGGATGGCGCCACCACGCTGGATGGAG CGCCTCCTTCCAACATCAGCCTGTCACCGGGGGAAAACTCAATTAACCTCAGCTGGGTAGCCAAAAAGAGACATAGGAATGTTGACTTCCAGATACACTACCTCAGAAAGAATG ATGGCAGTACATGGAAGAAGACGGAGAAGGTGAACTCTTCTCAGTCTTCCTACCAGCTCCAAGGCCTGACACCCGGCTCTGATTATCATCTACGCTTCACCCACAGCAACATCACCTTCTGGGAAACTAACATCAAGACAGACGGAACAG CCATCACGGAGGTGCAGCAGAGCTTTGCGACGCAAGGCTGGTTCATCGGCGTGGTGAGCGCCatcgtgctgctgctgctgatactgCTCATCCTCTGCTTCATCAAGAGGAGTAAAGGGGGGAAGTACTCAG
- the l1cama gene encoding neural cell adhesion molecule L1.2 isoform X3 → MPHTQRQPVGSRGQCSSRLLPLLLLLSLAAHSQAAIHIPSNYHISDLKRPPAITTQPESVTVFSVEDLVMSCEASGNPTPIFQWTKDGQEFVPGGDPELKVSENTGSFAFYTLSNTMDSVKQYQGKYICYASNELGTAVSNEAVLITDVPPTLQKEKKVTEKSEQGSSIVLKCNPPQSSMEPIIHWMDWSLHHIQLSQRVVVGKDGSLYFAHLTAEDSRSDYTCNVQYLATRTLLPKEAITLIVTASNSVVRNKRPQMMRPTGSHSTYHALRGQTVELECIVQGLPTPDVIWLRKDGEMSESRTTQEMFDRRLRFSNISESDAGEYQCKATNSQGKITHTYTVIVEAAPHWVKEPVSQLYGPGETVRLDCQADGIPSPAITWTINGIPLTDIDEDSRRIVEPTSLTLNEVNFEDTAIYQCQGSNKHGTILTNTNVYVIELPPQILTEDGSTYTFTEGNKALLECDTFGSPQPKVTWESGSSSVLADPRVNLLTNGGLQIANVTHADEGFYTCSVENTNISINAVLEVLNRTVILSPPQALKVQPGNQAIFTCLALVDPKLGSPLIQWRKNNQKLYESQSDQKYTIVGPDLMIANVEADDEAVYTCQVITKLDMAEASGTLTLCDRPDPPVLLQITDPKSRTVTISWTPGDDHNSPVLEYVIEFEDQDSKERSWEELKRVNGNTERVSLPLWPDMSYRFRVIAINDLGKSDPSKPTEMHKTPAEAPDNNPEDVRSESTDPDTLVITWEEMDKRNFNGPDFKYRVLWRRVLGSGPNWHVNHTAAPPFIVNDVGNFSAFEIKVQAVNEKGEGPEPDPVIGYSGEDVPLEAPMDVGVILINSTTIKVTWLAVDRETVRGHLLGYKIYLTRTGSRGHHRGRRAKESESTMVVETGANEEKKVISDLRPFSHYSLAVMVFNSKGEGPASETLSFKTHEGVPGPPMSLSLDSPSETEMTLQWTPPEQPNGVLIGYLLQYQLVESDDSPMQVETIDDPTVTQLTLRSLDRHSHYRFYLRGRTATGDGEPIMKDGATTLDGAPPSNISLSPGENSINLSWVAKKRHRNVDFQIHYLRKNADGSTWKKTEKVNSSQSSYQLQGLTPGSDYHLRFTHSNITFWETNIKTDGTAITEVQQSFATQGWFIGVVSAIVLLLLILLILCFIKRSKGGKYSVKDKEEGPMDSEARPMKDETFGEYRSLESDLEEKHTASQPSLCEESKLCSEDNLDFNGSSARTMELNMDESLVSQLSRPSEGPDALHGLPDNSPLNPTAVSPAPNGTPNSVTILD, encoded by the exons ATGCCTCACACGCAGCGACAGCCGGTTGGCAGTAGGGGGCAGtgctcctcccgcctcctccccctcctcctcctcctatcccTCGCTGCCCACAGCCAAGCAGCCATACACATACCCTCCAACT ACCACATAAGTGATC TGAAGAGGCCTCCAGCGATCACCACGCAGCCGGAGTCTGTCACCGTCTTCAGCGTTGAGGACCTCGTCATGAGCTGCGAAGCCTCCGGAAACCCTACGCCCAT tTTCCAATGGACAAAGGATGGACAGGAGTTTGTCCCTGGCGGCGACCCAGAGCTGAAGGTTTCCGAGAACACTGGCTCATTCGCATTCTACACACTCAGTAACACAATGGACTCCGTGAAGCAGTACCAAGGCAAATACATCTGCTACGCGTCCAACGAGCTGGGGACTGCCGTGTCTAATGAGGCCGTACTcatcactgacg TGCCTCCGACcctgcagaaagagaaaaaggttACCGAGAAGTCTGAGCAGGGAAGCAGTATTGTTCTGAAGTGTAACCCCCCACAGAGCTCTATGGAGCCGATCATTCACTGGATGGACTGGA GCCTCCATCATATCCAGCTTAGTCAGCGAGTGGTGGTGGGGAAAGACGGCAGCCTGTACTTTGCCCATTTGACGGCAGAGGACAGCAGGAGCGACTACACCTGCAACGTCCAGTACCTGGCGACTCGCACCCTTCTGCCAAAGGAGGCCATCACACTGATTGTCACCGCCT cCAACTCGGTAGTGCGGAACAAGAGGCCTCAGATGATGAGACCTACTGGAAGCCACAGCACTTACCACGCCCTCAGGGGCCAGACCGTGGAGCTTGAGTGCATCGTCCAAGGCCT TCCGACTCCTGACGTGATATGGCTGAGGAAGGACGGGGAGATGTCCGAGTCTCGAACCACGCAGGAGATGTTCGACCGCCGCCTGCGCTTCAGCAACATCTCAGAGAGCGACGCGGGCGAGTACCAGTGTAAAGCGACCAACTCCCAGGGAAAGATCACGCACACTTACACTGTGATTGTGGAAG CTGCTCCCCACTGGGTGAAGGAGCCTGTCAGTCAGTTATATGGCCCAGGTGAGACTGTCAGACTGGACTGTCAGGCAGACGGCATCCCCTCTCCTGCCATCACCTGGACCATCAATGGGATCCCCCTCACAG ATATCGATGAGGACTCCAGACGTATTGTGGAACCAACCTCTCTTACCCTAAATGAAGTCAACTTCGAAGACACCGCCATATACCAGTGTCAGGGCTCCAACAAGCACGGAACCATCCTCACCAACACCAACGTTTATGTGATTG agCTGCCACCACAGATCCTTACTGAGGATGGGAGcacatacacatttacagaGGGCAACAAAGCTTTGCTGGAGTGTGACACCTTTGGTTCTCCTCAACCTAAAGTTACATG ggagagCGGCAGCAGCTCCGTTCTGGCAGATCCCAGAGTTAACCTACTGACGAATGGGGGCCTCCAGATCGCTAATGTCACCCATGCCGACGAAGGCTTCTACACCTGCTCTGTAGAGAACACCAACATATCAATCAATGCAGTGCTGGAAGTGCTCA ACAGGACCGTGATCTTGTCGCCACCACAGGCTCTGAAGGTGCAGCCTGGAAACCAAGCCATCTTCACCTGTCTGGCCCTAGTTGACCCCAAACTCGGTTCCCCGCTCATTCAGTGGAGAAAGAACAATCAGAAGCTGTACGAGTCGCAAAGTGACCAAAA ATACACAATAGTGGGTCCAGACCTGATGATAGCTAATGTGGAAGCAGATGATGAGGCTGTGTACACCTGTCAGGTCATCACTAAGCTGGACATGGCTGAGGCCAGTGGCACCCTCACTTTATGTG ATCGTCCAGACCCTCCTGTCCTCCTTCAGATCACTGATCCTAAGAGTCGCACAGTCACCATCAGCTGGACTCCTGGAGACGACCATAACAGCCCTGTGCTAG AGTACGTGATTGAGTTTGAGGACCAAGATTCgaaggagaggagctgggaagAGCTGAAGAGAGTAAACGGGAACACAGAGCGTGTCAGCCTCCCTCTGTGGCCCGACATGTCCTACCGTTTCCGGGTCATTGCCATCAATGATTTGGGTAAGAGCGACCCCAGCAAGCCGACTGAAATGCACAAGACACCCGCTGAAG CTCCAGACAATAACCCTGAAGATGTTAGAAGTGAGTCCACAGACCCAGACACTCTGGTCATCACCTGGGAG GAAATGGACAAACGCAACTTCAATGGACCTGACTTTAAGTACAGGGTGCTGTGGAGGCGAGTGCTGGGCAGCGGGCCCAACTGGCACGTCAATCACACAGCGGCGCCGCCATTCATCGTCAATGACGTTGGCAACTTCTCCGCCTTTGAGATAAAAGTACAGGCTGTGAATGAGAAGGGAGAGGGACCTGAACCAGACCCGGTCATTGGCTACTCAGGAGAAGatg TTCCCTTGGAGGCTCCAATGGATGTGGGCGTTATACTAATAAACAGCACTACCATCAAAGTGACCTGGCTAGCagtagacagagagacagtcagaGGGCACTTGCTGGGATACAAG ATCTACTTGACCAGGACTGGCTCTAGGGGCCACCACCGTGGCAGAAGGGCCAAGGAGTCAGAAAGCACAATGGTGGTGGAGACTGGGGCCAACGAAGAAAAGAAGGTGATCAGTGATCTCAGGCCGTTCTCCCACTATTCGCTGGCTGTCATGGTATTCAACAGCAAGGGAGAGGGACCTGCCTCTGAGACGCTGTCCTTCAAGACCCATGAGGGAG TTCCCGGTCCTCCCATGTCCCTGAGTTTGGACAGCccatcagagacagagatgacCCTCCAGTGGACGCCTCCTGAACAACCCAACGGAGTCCTCATTGGATATCTCCTGCAATACCAAC TTGTGGAGAGTGATGACAGCCCCATGCAAGTAGAGACAATAGACGATCCCACTGTCACCCAACTCACACTGAGGAGCCTGGACCGGCACAGCCACTATCGCTTCTACCTGCGTGGGCGCACTGCCACTGGAGACGGAGAGCCCATAATGAAGGATGGCGCCACCACGCTGGATGGAG CGCCTCCTTCCAACATCAGCCTGTCACCGGGGGAAAACTCAATTAACCTCAGCTGGGTAGCCAAAAAGAGACATAGGAATGTTGACTTCCAGATACACTACCTCAGAAAGAATG CAGATGGCAGTACATGGAAGAAGACGGAGAAGGTGAACTCTTCTCAGTCTTCCTACCAGCTCCAAGGCCTGACACCCGGCTCTGATTATCATCTACGCTTCACCCACAGCAACATCACCTTCTGGGAAACTAACATCAAGACAGACGGAACAG CCATCACGGAGGTGCAGCAGAGCTTTGCGACGCAAGGCTGGTTCATCGGCGTGGTGAGCGCCatcgtgctgctgctgctgatactgCTCATCCTCTGCTTCATCAAGAGGAGTAAAGGGGGGAAGTACTCAG
- the l1cama gene encoding neural cell adhesion molecule L1.2 isoform X4 gives MPHTQRQPVGSRGQCSSRLLPLLLLLSLAAHSQAAIHIPSNYHISDLKRPPAITTQPESVTVFSVEDLVMSCEASGNPTPIFQWTKDGQEFVPGGDPELKVSENTGSFAFYTLSNTMDSVKQYQGKYICYASNELGTAVSNEAVLITDVPPTLQKEKKVTEKSEQGSSIVLKCNPPQSSMEPIIHWMDWSLHHIQLSQRVVVGKDGSLYFAHLTAEDSRSDYTCNVQYLATRTLLPKEAITLIVTASNSVVRNKRPQMMRPTGSHSTYHALRGQTVELECIVQGLPTPDVIWLRKDGEMSESRTTQEMFDRRLRFSNISESDAGEYQCKATNSQGKITHTYTVIVEAAPHWVKEPVSQLYGPGETVRLDCQADGIPSPAITWTINGIPLTDIDEDSRRIVEPTSLTLNEVNFEDTAIYQCQGSNKHGTILTNTNVYVIELPPQILTEDGSTYTFTEGNKALLECDTFGSPQPKVTWESGSSSVLADPRVNLLTNGGLQIANVTHADEGFYTCSVENTNISINAVLEVLNRTVILSPPQALKVQPGNQAIFTCLALVDPKLGSPLIQWRKNNQKLYESQSDQKYTIVGPDLMIANVEADDEAVYTCQVITKLDMAEASGTLTLCDRPDPPVLLQITDPKSRTVTISWTPGDDHNSPVLEYVIEFEDQDSKERSWEELKRVNGNTERVSLPLWPDMSYRFRVIAINDLGKSDPSKPTEMHKTPAEAPDNNPEDVRSESTDPDTLVITWEEMDKRNFNGPDFKYRVLWRRVLGSGPNWHVNHTAAPPFIVNDVGNFSAFEIKVQAVNEKGEGPEPDPVIGYSGEDVPLEAPMDVGVILINSTTIKVTWLAVDRETVRGHLLGYKIYLTRTGSRGHHRGRRAKESESTMVVETGANEEKKVISDLRPFSHYSLAVMVFNSKGEGPASETLSFKTHEGVPGPPMSLSLDSPSETEMTLQWTPPEQPNGVLIGYLLQYQLVESDDSPMQVETIDDPTVTQLTLRSLDRHSHYRFYLRGRTATGDGEPIMKDGATTLDGAPPSNISLSPGENSINLSWVAKKRHRNVDFQIHYLRKNDGSTWKKTEKVNSSQSSYQLQGLTPGSDYHLRFTHSNITFWETNIKTDGTAITEVQQSFATQGWFIGVVSAIVLLLLILLILCFIKRSKGGKYSVKDKEEGPMDSEARPMKDETFGEYRSLESDLEEKHTASQPSLCEESKLCSEDNLDFNGSSARTMELNMDESLVSQLSRPSEGPDALHGLPDNSPLNPTAVSPAPNGTPNSVTILD, from the exons ATGCCTCACACGCAGCGACAGCCGGTTGGCAGTAGGGGGCAGtgctcctcccgcctcctccccctcctcctcctcctatcccTCGCTGCCCACAGCCAAGCAGCCATACACATACCCTCCAACT ACCACATAAGTGATC TGAAGAGGCCTCCAGCGATCACCACGCAGCCGGAGTCTGTCACCGTCTTCAGCGTTGAGGACCTCGTCATGAGCTGCGAAGCCTCCGGAAACCCTACGCCCAT tTTCCAATGGACAAAGGATGGACAGGAGTTTGTCCCTGGCGGCGACCCAGAGCTGAAGGTTTCCGAGAACACTGGCTCATTCGCATTCTACACACTCAGTAACACAATGGACTCCGTGAAGCAGTACCAAGGCAAATACATCTGCTACGCGTCCAACGAGCTGGGGACTGCCGTGTCTAATGAGGCCGTACTcatcactgacg TGCCTCCGACcctgcagaaagagaaaaaggttACCGAGAAGTCTGAGCAGGGAAGCAGTATTGTTCTGAAGTGTAACCCCCCACAGAGCTCTATGGAGCCGATCATTCACTGGATGGACTGGA GCCTCCATCATATCCAGCTTAGTCAGCGAGTGGTGGTGGGGAAAGACGGCAGCCTGTACTTTGCCCATTTGACGGCAGAGGACAGCAGGAGCGACTACACCTGCAACGTCCAGTACCTGGCGACTCGCACCCTTCTGCCAAAGGAGGCCATCACACTGATTGTCACCGCCT cCAACTCGGTAGTGCGGAACAAGAGGCCTCAGATGATGAGACCTACTGGAAGCCACAGCACTTACCACGCCCTCAGGGGCCAGACCGTGGAGCTTGAGTGCATCGTCCAAGGCCT TCCGACTCCTGACGTGATATGGCTGAGGAAGGACGGGGAGATGTCCGAGTCTCGAACCACGCAGGAGATGTTCGACCGCCGCCTGCGCTTCAGCAACATCTCAGAGAGCGACGCGGGCGAGTACCAGTGTAAAGCGACCAACTCCCAGGGAAAGATCACGCACACTTACACTGTGATTGTGGAAG CTGCTCCCCACTGGGTGAAGGAGCCTGTCAGTCAGTTATATGGCCCAGGTGAGACTGTCAGACTGGACTGTCAGGCAGACGGCATCCCCTCTCCTGCCATCACCTGGACCATCAATGGGATCCCCCTCACAG ATATCGATGAGGACTCCAGACGTATTGTGGAACCAACCTCTCTTACCCTAAATGAAGTCAACTTCGAAGACACCGCCATATACCAGTGTCAGGGCTCCAACAAGCACGGAACCATCCTCACCAACACCAACGTTTATGTGATTG agCTGCCACCACAGATCCTTACTGAGGATGGGAGcacatacacatttacagaGGGCAACAAAGCTTTGCTGGAGTGTGACACCTTTGGTTCTCCTCAACCTAAAGTTACATG ggagagCGGCAGCAGCTCCGTTCTGGCAGATCCCAGAGTTAACCTACTGACGAATGGGGGCCTCCAGATCGCTAATGTCACCCATGCCGACGAAGGCTTCTACACCTGCTCTGTAGAGAACACCAACATATCAATCAATGCAGTGCTGGAAGTGCTCA ACAGGACCGTGATCTTGTCGCCACCACAGGCTCTGAAGGTGCAGCCTGGAAACCAAGCCATCTTCACCTGTCTGGCCCTAGTTGACCCCAAACTCGGTTCCCCGCTCATTCAGTGGAGAAAGAACAATCAGAAGCTGTACGAGTCGCAAAGTGACCAAAA ATACACAATAGTGGGTCCAGACCTGATGATAGCTAATGTGGAAGCAGATGATGAGGCTGTGTACACCTGTCAGGTCATCACTAAGCTGGACATGGCTGAGGCCAGTGGCACCCTCACTTTATGTG ATCGTCCAGACCCTCCTGTCCTCCTTCAGATCACTGATCCTAAGAGTCGCACAGTCACCATCAGCTGGACTCCTGGAGACGACCATAACAGCCCTGTGCTAG AGTACGTGATTGAGTTTGAGGACCAAGATTCgaaggagaggagctgggaagAGCTGAAGAGAGTAAACGGGAACACAGAGCGTGTCAGCCTCCCTCTGTGGCCCGACATGTCCTACCGTTTCCGGGTCATTGCCATCAATGATTTGGGTAAGAGCGACCCCAGCAAGCCGACTGAAATGCACAAGACACCCGCTGAAG CTCCAGACAATAACCCTGAAGATGTTAGAAGTGAGTCCACAGACCCAGACACTCTGGTCATCACCTGGGAG GAAATGGACAAACGCAACTTCAATGGACCTGACTTTAAGTACAGGGTGCTGTGGAGGCGAGTGCTGGGCAGCGGGCCCAACTGGCACGTCAATCACACAGCGGCGCCGCCATTCATCGTCAATGACGTTGGCAACTTCTCCGCCTTTGAGATAAAAGTACAGGCTGTGAATGAGAAGGGAGAGGGACCTGAACCAGACCCGGTCATTGGCTACTCAGGAGAAGatg TTCCCTTGGAGGCTCCAATGGATGTGGGCGTTATACTAATAAACAGCACTACCATCAAAGTGACCTGGCTAGCagtagacagagagacagtcagaGGGCACTTGCTGGGATACAAG ATCTACTTGACCAGGACTGGCTCTAGGGGCCACCACCGTGGCAGAAGGGCCAAGGAGTCAGAAAGCACAATGGTGGTGGAGACTGGGGCCAACGAAGAAAAGAAGGTGATCAGTGATCTCAGGCCGTTCTCCCACTATTCGCTGGCTGTCATGGTATTCAACAGCAAGGGAGAGGGACCTGCCTCTGAGACGCTGTCCTTCAAGACCCATGAGGGAG TTCCCGGTCCTCCCATGTCCCTGAGTTTGGACAGCccatcagagacagagatgacCCTCCAGTGGACGCCTCCTGAACAACCCAACGGAGTCCTCATTGGATATCTCCTGCAATACCAAC TTGTGGAGAGTGATGACAGCCCCATGCAAGTAGAGACAATAGACGATCCCACTGTCACCCAACTCACACTGAGGAGCCTGGACCGGCACAGCCACTATCGCTTCTACCTGCGTGGGCGCACTGCCACTGGAGACGGAGAGCCCATAATGAAGGATGGCGCCACCACGCTGGATGGAG CGCCTCCTTCCAACATCAGCCTGTCACCGGGGGAAAACTCAATTAACCTCAGCTGGGTAGCCAAAAAGAGACATAGGAATGTTGACTTCCAGATACACTACCTCAGAAAGAATG ATGGCAGTACATGGAAGAAGACGGAGAAGGTGAACTCTTCTCAGTCTTCCTACCAGCTCCAAGGCCTGACACCCGGCTCTGATTATCATCTACGCTTCACCCACAGCAACATCACCTTCTGGGAAACTAACATCAAGACAGACGGAACAG CCATCACGGAGGTGCAGCAGAGCTTTGCGACGCAAGGCTGGTTCATCGGCGTGGTGAGCGCCatcgtgctgctgctgctgatactgCTCATCCTCTGCTTCATCAAGAGGAGTAAAGGGGGGAAGTACTCAG